In Pseudomonas sp. MM213, a genomic segment contains:
- a CDS encoding type II toxin-antitoxin system VapC family toxin produces the protein MFLLDTNVISELRKPRADANVVAWAKSVIAPRMFISAITLKELETGVLRMERRDPAQGKVLRTWLKRHVMPAFDARILPVDAAVALRCAGLHVPDSTNESDALIAATALVHGLTVVTRNIGDFQSSGVALINPWAD, from the coding sequence ATGTTTCTGCTCGACACCAATGTAATTTCTGAATTGCGCAAACCCCGGGCGGATGCAAACGTCGTCGCCTGGGCCAAAAGCGTCATCGCCCCACGAATGTTTATTTCGGCCATTACCCTAAAGGAGCTGGAGACCGGGGTTCTGCGAATGGAGCGTCGTGACCCCGCGCAGGGGAAGGTATTGCGTACCTGGCTTAAGCGACATGTCATGCCAGCCTTTGATGCCAGAATCTTGCCCGTCGACGCCGCCGTGGCCCTACGCTGTGCCGGCTTGCATGTTCCAGACAGCACTAACGAAAGCGACGCGCTGATTGCAGCGACTGCCCTGGTGCATGGTCTGACGGTGGTCACTCGCAATATCGGCGACTTTCAATCCAGCGGCGTTGCACTGATCAATCCATGGGCCGATTGA
- a CDS encoding sulfite exporter TauE/SafE family protein: MFELAPLLVSAVILGLLGGGHCLGMCGGLMGALTLAIPKEQRSRRFRLLLAYNLGRILSYAAAGLLIGLAGWAVANSPAAMFMRILAGLLLIAMGLYLAGWWSGLTRIESLGRGLWRHIQPVANKLLPVSSLPRALLLGALWGWLPCGLVYSTLLWSASQGNALDSALLMLAFGLGTWPVLLATGLAAERVTALLRKRYVRMTGGLLVMLFGIWTLPGPHQHWLMGH, encoded by the coding sequence ATGTTTGAGCTGGCGCCACTGCTGGTGTCGGCGGTCATTCTGGGCCTGCTCGGCGGCGGGCATTGCCTGGGCATGTGCGGCGGCTTGATGGGCGCGTTGACCCTGGCAATTCCCAAGGAACAGCGCAGCCGCCGGTTTCGATTGCTGCTGGCTTACAACCTCGGGCGGATTCTCAGTTACGCAGCGGCCGGCCTGCTGATCGGCCTGGCGGGTTGGGCGGTGGCGAACAGCCCGGCGGCGATGTTCATGCGTATCCTCGCCGGATTGCTGCTGATCGCCATGGGGCTTTATCTCGCCGGCTGGTGGAGCGGCCTGACCCGCATCGAAAGCCTCGGTCGCGGTCTGTGGCGGCATATCCAGCCCGTCGCGAACAAGCTGTTGCCAGTGTCGAGCCTGCCGCGAGCCTTGTTGCTCGGCGCGCTCTGGGGCTGGTTGCCGTGCGGGCTGGTTTACAGCACGTTGCTGTGGTCGGCGAGCCAGGGCAATGCGCTGGACAGTGCATTGCTGATGCTCGCGTTCGGGCTGGGCACCTGGCCGGTGTTGCTCGCCACGGGTCTGGCGGCCGAGCGGGTCACGGCGCTGTTGCGCAAACGGTACGTACGCATGACGGGGGGCTTGCTGGTGATGCTGTTTGGCATCTGGACCTTGCCGGGGCCGCATCAGCATTGGCTCATGGGGCATTGA
- a CDS encoding type II toxin-antitoxin system Phd/YefM family antitoxin yields the protein MAITTISSREFNQDTSSAKKATRQGPVIITDRGKPAHVLLSIEDYQNLTGSNASIVDLLVMPEAADIEFETERAVIIHRPVDLS from the coding sequence ATGGCCATCACCACTATCTCGAGCCGCGAATTCAATCAGGACACAAGTAGTGCCAAAAAAGCCACGCGCCAGGGACCGGTTATCATCACCGACCGTGGCAAGCCGGCCCATGTACTGCTAAGCATTGAGGACTACCAAAATCTCACCGGCAGCAACGCCAGCATTGTCGATCTATTGGTGATGCCGGAAGCGGCAGACATTGAGTTCGAAACCGAGCGCGCCGTGATCATTCATCGACCCGTGGACCTGTCCTGA
- a CDS encoding FixH family protein gives MPAANAASPWYKHLWPWIIIAILACSVTLTLSMVTIAVNNPDNLVNDNYYEAGKGINRSLDRELLAQTLLLRASVHLDDVTGEVDLRLSGNSQPKTLELNLISPTQPEKDRKITLAQSETEQGRYIGQLSDKVEGRRFVELLGTQDDHIWRMFEEELVSHDKDLLLGDEPLQGAEDLKK, from the coding sequence ATGCCCGCAGCAAACGCCGCAAGTCCCTGGTACAAGCATCTTTGGCCGTGGATCATCATTGCCATCCTCGCCTGTTCGGTGACCTTGACCTTGTCCATGGTGACCATCGCGGTGAACAACCCGGATAACCTGGTCAACGACAACTACTACGAGGCCGGCAAAGGCATCAACCGCTCCCTCGACCGTGAACTGCTGGCGCAAACCCTGCTCCTGCGCGCCAGCGTGCACCTGGATGACGTGACCGGCGAAGTCGACCTGCGCCTGAGCGGCAACAGCCAACCGAAAACCCTCGAACTGAACCTGATCTCGCCGACCCAGCCGGAGAAGGATCGCAAGATCACCCTCGCTCAAAGCGAAACCGAACAGGGCCGCTACATCGGCCAGTTGAGCGACAAGGTTGAAGGTCGTCGTTTTGTCGAACTGCTGGGTACTCAGGACGACCACATCTGGCGTATGTTCGAAGAAGAACTGGTCAGCCATGACAAGGATCTGCTGCTGGGTGACGAACCGCTGCAGGGCGCCGAAGACCTGAAAAAGTAA
- a CDS encoding heavy metal translocating P-type ATPase, producing the protein MTTPTPCYHCALPVPAGSRFTAAVLGETREFCCPGCQAVAEAIVAGGLESYYQHRSEASANPEALPVQLVDELALYDRADVQKPFVRHDGELAETTLLMEGISCAACGWLIEKHLRGLPAVAEARLNLSNHRLHVRWADAQLPLSQVLSELRHIGYAAHPYQADRASEQLASENRLALRQLGVAGLLWFQAMMATMATWPEFNIDLSPELHTILRWVALFLTTPIVFYSCAPFFKGAMRDLRTRHLTMDVSVSLAIGSAYIAGIWTSITGVGELYFDAVGMFALFLLAGRYLERRARERTAAATAQLVNLLPASCLRLSADGQSERILLSELRVGDQVLVHPGAILPADGKILDGQSSIDESLLTGEYLPQPRTLGDAVTAGTLNVEGALTVEVLALGQDTRLSAIVRLLDRAQAEKPRLAEIADRAAQWFLLLTLIASAGIGLLWWELDSSRAFWIVLAMLVATCPCALSLATPTALTAATGTLHKLGLLLTRGHVLEGLNQIDTVIFDKTGTLTEGRLALRSIRPLGALDSDQCLGLAAALENRSEHPIARAFGRAPLAAEEVHSTPGLGLEGVVGEQRLRIGQPGFVCELSGAAIPLMPDEAGQWLLLGDNAGPLAWFVLDDRLRSDAPALLEACRARGWRTLLLSGDSSPMVASVAAELGIDEARGGLRPDDKLQVLQQLHKEGRKVLMLGDGVNDVPVLAAADISVAMGSATDLAKTSADAVLLSNRLDALVQAFSLARRTRRVIIENLLWAGLYNGLMLPFAALGWITPVWAAVGMSISSLTVVLNALRLTRLPSTPAASATPETRPLPA; encoded by the coding sequence ATGACCACCCCAACCCCCTGCTACCACTGCGCCCTGCCCGTCCCGGCCGGCAGCCGCTTCACCGCGGCCGTCCTCGGTGAAACCCGCGAGTTCTGCTGCCCGGGTTGTCAGGCGGTGGCCGAAGCGATTGTCGCCGGTGGGCTGGAAAGCTATTACCAGCACCGCAGCGAAGCCTCGGCCAACCCCGAAGCGTTGCCGGTGCAGTTGGTGGATGAACTGGCGCTGTACGATCGCGCCGACGTGCAAAAACCCTTCGTGCGCCACGATGGCGAACTCGCCGAAACCACGCTGCTGATGGAAGGCATCAGTTGCGCGGCCTGTGGCTGGCTGATCGAGAAACACCTGCGCGGCTTGCCGGCGGTGGCCGAAGCGCGCCTCAACCTGTCCAACCATCGCCTGCACGTACGCTGGGCCGATGCGCAATTGCCGCTGAGCCAGGTGCTCAGCGAGTTACGCCACATCGGTTACGCCGCCCATCCTTATCAAGCCGACCGCGCCAGCGAACAACTGGCCAGCGAAAACCGCCTGGCCCTGCGCCAACTCGGGGTTGCCGGGCTGCTGTGGTTCCAGGCGATGATGGCGACCATGGCCACCTGGCCGGAATTCAACATCGACCTCAGCCCCGAGCTGCACACCATCCTGCGCTGGGTCGCGCTGTTCCTCACCACGCCGATCGTGTTCTACAGCTGCGCGCCGTTCTTCAAAGGGGCGATGCGCGATTTACGTACCCGCCACCTGACCATGGACGTCTCGGTATCGCTGGCGATTGGCAGTGCCTACATCGCCGGGATCTGGACCTCGATCACCGGGGTCGGCGAATTGTATTTCGATGCCGTCGGCATGTTTGCGCTGTTCCTGCTGGCCGGGCGTTATCTGGAGCGTCGCGCCCGCGAACGCACCGCCGCCGCCACCGCACAGCTGGTCAATCTGCTGCCCGCCTCGTGTTTGCGCCTGAGCGCCGACGGCCAGAGCGAGCGGATCCTGCTCAGCGAACTGCGCGTCGGCGATCAGGTTCTGGTGCATCCCGGTGCGATCCTGCCGGCCGACGGCAAGATCCTCGACGGCCAGTCGAGCATCGACGAATCCCTGCTGACTGGCGAATACCTGCCACAGCCGCGCACGCTTGGTGACGCCGTCACCGCCGGCACCCTGAACGTCGAAGGCGCGCTGACCGTGGAAGTCCTCGCCCTCGGCCAGGACACCCGGCTGTCTGCCATCGTCCGCCTGCTGGACCGCGCCCAGGCCGAGAAGCCACGACTGGCGGAGATCGCCGACCGCGCCGCGCAATGGTTCCTGCTGCTGACGCTGATCGCATCCGCTGGCATTGGCCTGCTGTGGTGGGAGCTGGACTCATCGCGCGCCTTCTGGATTGTCCTGGCGATGCTCGTCGCGACCTGCCCGTGCGCCTTGTCCCTCGCCACACCGACCGCCCTCACCGCCGCCACTGGCACGCTGCACAAACTGGGTTTGTTGTTGACCCGCGGCCATGTGCTGGAAGGCCTGAACCAGATCGACACGGTGATTTTCGACAAGACCGGCACCCTCACCGAAGGGCGCCTGGCGCTGCGCTCGATCCGCCCGCTCGGCGCACTCGACAGCGATCAATGCCTGGGCCTCGCCGCCGCCCTCGAAAACCGTTCCGAACACCCAATCGCCCGTGCGTTTGGCCGCGCGCCACTGGCCGCCGAAGAAGTCCACAGCACGCCGGGGCTGGGCCTGGAAGGCGTGGTCGGTGAGCAGCGTTTGCGCATCGGCCAACCGGGTTTTGTCTGCGAACTCAGTGGCGCTGCCATCCCGCTGATGCCGGATGAAGCCGGCCAATGGCTGCTGCTCGGCGACAATGCCGGACCGCTGGCATGGTTCGTCCTCGACGACCGTTTGCGCAGCGATGCGCCCGCGTTGCTGGAAGCCTGCCGGGCGCGCGGCTGGCGCACGTTGCTGCTGTCGGGTGACAGCTCGCCGATGGTCGCCAGCGTCGCCGCCGAGCTGGGCATCGACGAGGCCCGTGGCGGTTTGCGTCCGGACGACAAATTGCAGGTCCTGCAACAGTTGCACAAAGAAGGACGCAAGGTGTTGATGCTCGGTGACGGCGTGAATGACGTGCCGGTGCTGGCCGCCGCCGACATCAGCGTCGCCATGGGTTCGGCCACCGATCTGGCGAAAACCAGTGCGGATGCGGTGCTGCTGTCCAACCGCCTGGACGCGTTGGTGCAAGCCTTCAGTCTCGCTCGGCGCACCCGTCGGGTCATCATCGAGAACCTGTTGTGGGCCGGGCTGTACAATGGCCTCATGTTGCCGTTCGCCGCCCTCGGCTGGATCACGCCGGTGTGGGCGGCGGTCGGCATGTCCATCAGTTCGTTGACCGTGGTGCTGAACGCCCTGCGCCTGACTCGCCTGCCGAGCACGCCGGCCGCCAGCGCCACGCCAGAAACCCGCCCGCTGCCGGCCTGA
- the ccoS gene encoding cbb3-type cytochrome oxidase assembly protein CcoS, giving the protein MPALYVMIPAALLIVAIAVYIFFWAVDSGQYDDLDGPAHSILFDDQDPNHTAAVDEASGHPAKPDDKAPPHV; this is encoded by the coding sequence ATGCCAGCTCTCTACGTGATGATCCCGGCCGCACTGCTGATCGTCGCCATCGCGGTCTACATCTTCTTCTGGGCGGTCGACAGCGGTCAGTACGACGACCTCGACGGCCCGGCCCACAGCATCCTGTTCGACGACCAGGACCCGAACCACACCGCGGCGGTCGACGAGGCCAGCGGCCATCCGGCCAAACCGGACGACAAGGCGCCCCCGCATGTTTGA
- the ccoG gene encoding cytochrome c oxidase accessory protein CcoG, giving the protein MSNQIPVHDVTPPAKNANNSVDLYASREKIYTRAFTGLFRNLRMMGGAFLFLLYFGTVWLNWGGHQAVWWNLPERKFFIFGATFWPQDFILLSGILIVSAFGLFFITVYAGRVWCGYTCPQSVWTWIFMWCEKVTEGDRNQRIKLDKAPMSANKFLRKFSKHSMWLLIGFATGMTFVGYFSPIRELTIEFFTGEADGWSYFWVGFFTLATYGNAGWLREQVCIYMCPYARFQSVMFDKDTLIVSYDPRRGESRGPRKKGIDYKAQGLGDCIDCTMCVQVCPTGIDIRDGLQIECIGCAACIDACDSIMDKMDYPRGLISYTTEHNLSGQKTHKLRPRLIGYAAVLLAMMALLATAFFMRSLVGFDVSKDRVLYRENAEGRIENVYSLKIMNKDQRDHTYVLEAAGLPDLKLQGKREIKVAAGEIFSQPVELSIAPEKLPSSTNEVKFILKDADDESIHVEAKSRFIGPQIR; this is encoded by the coding sequence ATGAGCAACCAGATTCCGGTACACGACGTTACCCCGCCTGCCAAGAACGCGAACAACAGCGTCGACCTCTACGCCTCTCGAGAAAAGATCTACACCCGCGCCTTCACCGGCCTGTTCCGTAACCTGCGGATGATGGGCGGCGCGTTTTTGTTTCTGTTGTATTTCGGCACGGTCTGGCTGAACTGGGGCGGTCATCAAGCCGTCTGGTGGAACCTGCCGGAGCGTAAGTTCTTTATTTTTGGCGCAACGTTCTGGCCGCAGGATTTCATCCTGCTCTCGGGCATTCTGATTGTCAGCGCGTTCGGCCTGTTCTTCATTACCGTGTACGCCGGTCGTGTCTGGTGCGGTTATACCTGCCCGCAGAGCGTCTGGACGTGGATTTTCATGTGGTGCGAGAAGGTCACCGAAGGCGACCGCAACCAGCGCATCAAGCTCGACAAGGCGCCGATGAGCGCCAACAAGTTCCTGCGTAAATTCAGCAAGCACTCGATGTGGCTGCTGATCGGCTTCGCAACCGGCATGACCTTCGTCGGTTACTTCTCGCCGATCCGCGAACTGACCATCGAATTCTTCACTGGCGAAGCGGATGGCTGGTCGTATTTCTGGGTCGGGTTCTTCACCCTCGCCACTTACGGCAACGCCGGCTGGTTGCGCGAGCAGGTGTGCATTTACATGTGTCCGTATGCGCGCTTCCAGAGCGTGATGTTCGACAAGGACACGCTGATCGTTTCCTACGATCCGCGTCGCGGTGAAAGCCGCGGCCCGCGCAAGAAAGGCATCGACTACAAGGCTCAGGGCCTGGGCGATTGCATCGACTGCACCATGTGCGTCCAGGTCTGCCCGACCGGCATCGACATCCGCGACGGCCTGCAAATCGAATGCATCGGTTGCGCTGCGTGCATCGATGCCTGCGACAGCATCATGGACAAGATGGATTACCCGCGCGGCCTGATCAGCTACACCACCGAGCACAACCTGTCCGGGCAAAAAACCCATAAACTGCGCCCGCGCCTGATCGGCTACGCCGCTGTATTGCTGGCGATGATGGCGTTGCTGGCGACCGCGTTCTTCATGCGTTCGCTGGTCGGTTTCGACGTCAGCAAAGACCGCGTGCTGTACCGCGAGAACGCCGAAGGCCGGATTGAAAACGTCTACAGCCTGAAGATCATGAACAAGGATCAGCGCGACCACACCTACGTGCTGGAGGCCGCCGGCCTGCCGGATCTCAAGCTGCAAGGCAAACGCGAGATCAAGGTCGCCGCCGGCGAAATTTTCAGCCAGCCGGTGGAACTGTCCATCGCGCCGGAAAAACTGCCATCGAGCACCAACGAGGTGAAATTCATCCTCAAGGATGCCGATGACGAGAGCATCCACGTTGAAGCCAAGAGCCGGTTCATCGGCCCACAAATTCGTTAA